A window of Candidatus Palauibacter soopunensis contains these coding sequences:
- a CDS encoding hydantoinase/oxoprolinase family protein, with translation MKGARMGIRVGVDVGGTFTDVVLLGDDGRMVARKVSSTPEDYSRGIAEGVAAALADCGATPGDVASVVHATTVATNTILEQKGARTGLITTRGFRDVLEMRRLRIPVMYDLQYEKPAPLVPRRLRREVDERLGPDGTVRRELDAASLDAAVAELRREGVEAAAVSLLHAYANPAHERQVAGRLREAFADGLYVTCSSDILPEIREYERTSTAVVNAYIGPVVQRYMETLLDRLRDLGVDCPVHIMQSSGGVMSVEAAGRKPACMVESGPAAGVMACARLARGTGLDNLISFDMGGTTAKAAMVEGGQAAKTTEFEVGGGINLSSKLIKGGGYPVKLPFVDVSEIGAGGGSICRVDGVGHTSVGPQSAGAVPGPVCYDLGGVDPTLTDALVAIGYLNPDYLVGGSLPLNTAKALAVLEDKVAGPLDRPVAEAAHGVLALACATMTRAVKAVTTYRGRDPRDFVLAAFGGNGPVLGVEIARALQIRRVLVPPVPGVFSAMGLLYSDAEQEFVQTVMIRAEGADPDTVAAAFDSLEAEAREAMVADGFSAEAVTVERLADLRYAGQAYELTVPVAPGAPDLRAMARAFDREHERTYGHPSEGDPVDLVNVKVLARVAVDAADPNRRLLPPPPATLGAPRDVYFGPADGTLETAVVARTDLTADWTEGPVIVEEYDATCVVPPGCRARLDALGNIDIAVDTRP, from the coding sequence ATGAAAGGCGCACGGATGGGAATCCGCGTCGGCGTGGATGTCGGCGGCACCTTCACGGATGTGGTCCTGCTCGGGGACGACGGGCGGATGGTGGCCCGCAAGGTCTCGTCCACGCCGGAGGACTACAGCCGCGGGATCGCGGAGGGCGTGGCCGCCGCTCTCGCCGACTGCGGAGCCACACCCGGCGACGTCGCCTCGGTGGTCCACGCCACGACCGTCGCCACCAACACCATCCTCGAACAGAAGGGCGCGAGGACGGGCCTCATCACGACGCGGGGGTTCCGCGATGTGCTCGAGATGCGGCGGCTGCGCATTCCCGTCATGTACGACCTCCAGTACGAGAAGCCGGCGCCGCTCGTGCCTCGACGCCTGCGGCGGGAGGTGGACGAACGCCTGGGTCCCGATGGGACGGTGCGCCGGGAGCTGGATGCGGCGAGTCTGGACGCGGCCGTGGCGGAACTGCGGCGCGAGGGGGTGGAAGCGGCGGCGGTGAGCCTGCTTCACGCCTACGCCAATCCGGCCCACGAGCGGCAGGTCGCGGGCCGCCTTCGGGAGGCGTTCGCGGACGGCCTCTATGTCACCTGCTCCTCCGACATCCTGCCGGAGATCCGGGAGTACGAGCGGACGAGCACCGCCGTCGTGAACGCCTACATCGGACCCGTGGTCCAGCGCTACATGGAGACGCTGCTGGACCGGCTGCGGGATCTGGGGGTCGATTGTCCGGTTCACATCATGCAGTCGAGCGGCGGCGTCATGTCCGTCGAGGCGGCCGGGCGCAAACCCGCCTGCATGGTGGAGTCCGGGCCCGCCGCCGGCGTCATGGCCTGCGCCCGCCTCGCCCGCGGCACGGGGCTCGACAACCTGATCTCCTTCGACATGGGCGGCACGACGGCGAAGGCTGCCATGGTCGAAGGCGGCCAGGCGGCCAAGACGACCGAGTTCGAGGTGGGCGGCGGCATCAACCTGTCGAGCAAGCTGATCAAGGGCGGCGGCTATCCGGTCAAGCTCCCCTTCGTCGACGTCTCCGAGATCGGCGCGGGGGGCGGCAGCATCTGCCGGGTCGACGGCGTGGGCCACACGAGCGTGGGCCCGCAGAGCGCCGGCGCGGTGCCCGGTCCGGTGTGCTACGACCTGGGCGGGGTGGATCCGACGCTCACCGATGCGCTGGTCGCCATCGGCTACCTGAACCCGGACTACCTGGTCGGCGGAAGTCTGCCTCTGAACACGGCGAAAGCGCTCGCCGTCCTGGAGGACAAGGTGGCCGGACCCCTGGACCGCCCCGTGGCGGAGGCCGCTCACGGGGTGCTCGCCCTCGCCTGCGCCACCATGACCCGGGCCGTGAAGGCGGTCACGACCTACCGTGGACGGGACCCGCGGGACTTCGTGCTCGCGGCCTTCGGCGGCAACGGGCCCGTGCTCGGCGTGGAGATCGCCCGCGCCCTGCAGATCCGCCGGGTCCTGGTGCCGCCGGTGCCGGGCGTGTTCAGCGCCATGGGTCTGCTCTATTCGGATGCCGAGCAGGAGTTCGTCCAGACGGTCATGATTCGCGCCGAGGGCGCCGATCCGGACACGGTGGCCGCGGCCTTCGACAGCCTCGAGGCGGAGGCCCGGGAGGCCATGGTGGCTGACGGCTTCTCCGCCGAAGCGGTGACGGTGGAGCGCCTGGCCGACCTGCGCTACGCGGGGCAGGCCTACGAACTCACGGTCCCCGTCGCACCGGGCGCACCGGACCTCCGGGCCATGGCGCGAGCCTTCGACCGGGAACACGAGCGCACCTACGGGCATCCATCGGAGGGCGACCCCGTGGACCTGGTGAACGTGAAGGTGCTGGCCCGGGTCGCCGTGGACGCGGCCGACCCGAACCGCCGCCTGCTGCCTCCGCCGCCCGCGACGCTCGGCGCGCCGCGCGACGTCTACTTCGGACCCGCGGACGGCACCCTGGAGACGGCCGTCGTGGCGCGCACGGATCTCACGGCGGACTGGACCGAGGGGCCGGTAATCGTGGAGGAGTACGACGCCACCTGCGTGGTGCCGCCCGGCTGCCGGGCGCGGCTCGACGCGCTCGGTAACATCGACATCGCCGTGGACACCCGCCCATGA
- a CDS encoding lipocalin-like domain-containing protein, with the protein MSAIHPPVRGVWCALTLALAAGCAPDPAAEADNPFVGAWSLASWESRSPAGEVTLPYDGNPAGQITYTADGRMSAQLMQVGREFPDAAEADGQEMRDAILGGFFSYYGDYSVDMEAGVVTHHVEGALLPSWVGSDRPRAFTFDGPDRLILSTEPDPARGGGAVGTLVWERIPAR; encoded by the coding sequence ATGTCTGCGATCCATCCCCCGGTGCGCGGCGTCTGGTGCGCGCTGACCCTGGCATTGGCCGCGGGTTGTGCCCCGGATCCCGCCGCCGAAGCGGACAACCCCTTTGTCGGGGCGTGGTCGCTCGCCTCGTGGGAGAGCCGCTCGCCGGCAGGCGAAGTGACGCTGCCCTACGACGGGAATCCCGCCGGCCAGATCACGTATACGGCCGACGGCCGCATGTCCGCGCAGTTGATGCAGGTGGGGCGGGAGTTCCCCGACGCCGCCGAGGCCGACGGCCAGGAGATGCGCGACGCCATCCTGGGCGGCTTCTTCTCCTACTACGGAGACTACAGCGTCGATATGGAGGCGGGTGTCGTCACGCACCACGTGGAAGGCGCGCTGCTGCCGAGCTGGGTCGGCTCGGACCGGCCGCGCGCGTTCACCTTCGACGGGCCGGACCGGCTGATCCTGAGCACCGAACCGGACCCCGCGCGCGGAGGGGGGGCGGTGGGAACGCTCGTGTGGGAACGCATCCCGGCCCGCTGA
- a CDS encoding VOC family protein: MKDPPRGWPRITPAVFYDDAGAAIDWLADAFGFEVRERIENEQGQVVHSQLSLNGGLIMVGQAGLTPGRTYPRSPRNVDGANTQSLMVYVDDADAHCERARAAGAAITTEPATQDYGEDYWSDRSYETRDVEGHYWWFVQRLRG, encoded by the coding sequence ATGAAGGATCCACCCAGGGGCTGGCCGAGGATCACCCCCGCGGTGTTCTACGACGACGCCGGCGCCGCGATCGACTGGCTGGCGGACGCGTTCGGCTTTGAGGTGCGGGAGCGAATCGAGAACGAGCAGGGACAGGTCGTGCATTCCCAGCTCTCGCTGAACGGCGGCCTCATCATGGTCGGACAGGCGGGGCTCACGCCGGGCCGGACCTACCCCCGATCTCCGCGCAACGTGGACGGCGCGAACACGCAGTCGCTCATGGTCTACGTGGACGACGCGGACGCGCACTGCGAGCGGGCGCGCGCGGCCGGCGCCGCCATCACGACGGAACCGGCCACCCAGGACTACGGCGAGGACTACTGGTCCGACCGAAGCTACGAGACCCGGGACGTCGAGGGGCACTACTGGTGGTTCGTGCAGCGCCTCCGCGGATAG
- a CDS encoding amidohydrolase family protein: MNPDLMIRGGLVFDGTGAAPARTDVAVRAGRIVDVGDVEAEAPMELDAGGLAVAPGFIDVHSHSDYTLLVDPRAVSAIHQGVTTEVIGNCGHGCFPIRDPELSSRIIYGFDGSLPLDWSSPAAYLERLEEVEPAVNVLTLVPNGQLRLATLGLEARPATSAEVTAMTRLLEEGLEAGAWGYSTGLEYAPEQGAGEAEITALARVTARRGGFYATHTREREDRADEAVAEAIRTARNAGIRLQVSHLAPRSGLDQTNRCIDLVDAARAAGDDVAFDMHTRLYGLTFLYAMLPPRVLNASPREQVRLLETPEVRAQIGDHKSIITGLGDWGRIYLVDDEVWPDMARLDFEEIARRRDTTALDAACDLLLDSAGAGKAPMVLLRAYEEDQQEEVFAHDLCVPASDATALAPDGPLAGASFMGAYTWASWFWRFMVRETGRLKPQEAIHRLSGQPAEIVGLSDRGLLKPGMRADVVVFDPETFADTGTTFQPNRIATGMRHVVVNGTVTLRDGALTGKRAGAVLRKRA, from the coding sequence ATGAACCCTGACCTGATGATCCGCGGCGGCCTGGTGTTCGACGGGACGGGGGCTGCGCCGGCGAGGACGGACGTGGCGGTCCGGGCGGGCCGCATCGTCGACGTGGGCGACGTGGAAGCGGAAGCGCCCATGGAACTGGATGCCGGCGGTCTCGCGGTGGCGCCCGGCTTCATCGACGTGCACAGCCACTCCGACTACACGCTGCTGGTGGACCCGCGGGCGGTCAGCGCCATCCACCAGGGAGTGACGACGGAGGTGATCGGGAACTGCGGCCACGGCTGCTTTCCGATCAGGGACCCGGAGCTTTCGAGCCGCATCATCTATGGCTTCGACGGCAGCCTGCCGCTGGACTGGTCCTCCCCGGCCGCCTACCTGGAGCGGCTCGAGGAGGTGGAACCGGCCGTCAACGTTCTGACCCTGGTCCCGAACGGACAGCTGCGCCTGGCCACGCTCGGACTGGAGGCCCGTCCGGCGACGAGCGCCGAAGTCACGGCCATGACGCGGCTGCTCGAGGAGGGGTTGGAGGCGGGTGCCTGGGGTTACTCCACCGGCCTGGAGTACGCGCCGGAGCAGGGTGCCGGTGAGGCGGAGATCACCGCGCTGGCGCGGGTCACGGCCCGGCGTGGCGGGTTCTACGCGACCCACACCCGGGAGCGCGAGGACCGCGCCGACGAGGCGGTGGCCGAAGCGATTCGCACGGCTCGCAACGCGGGAATTCGGCTCCAGGTCTCACACCTCGCGCCCCGAAGCGGGCTCGACCAGACGAACCGCTGCATCGATCTGGTGGATGCGGCCAGAGCGGCGGGCGACGACGTCGCCTTCGACATGCACACGCGGCTGTACGGCCTGACTTTCCTCTATGCGATGCTCCCCCCGCGGGTGCTGAACGCGAGTCCGAGGGAGCAGGTGAGGCTGCTCGAGACGCCTGAAGTCCGGGCGCAGATCGGCGACCACAAGTCCATCATCACCGGGCTCGGGGACTGGGGCCGGATCTACCTCGTGGACGACGAGGTCTGGCCGGACATGGCGCGTCTCGACTTCGAGGAGATCGCGCGCCGCCGGGACACCACCGCCCTCGACGCCGCTTGCGACCTGCTGCTCGACAGCGCGGGAGCCGGGAAGGCTCCCATGGTGCTCCTCCGCGCCTACGAGGAGGATCAGCAGGAGGAGGTCTTCGCCCACGACCTCTGCGTGCCCGCTTCAGATGCCACGGCGCTCGCCCCCGACGGACCGCTGGCCGGCGCCTCGTTCATGGGCGCCTACACCTGGGCCTCGTGGTTCTGGCGCTTCATGGTCCGCGAGACCGGCCGCCTGAAGCCACAGGAGGCGATCCACCGGCTCAGCGGCCAGCCGGCGGAAATCGTCGGCCTCTCGGATCGCGGCCTGCTCAAGCCGGGCATGCGCGCCGATGTCGTCGTGTTCGACCCGGAGACCTTCGCCGACACCGGCACGACCTTCCAGCCCAACCGGATCGCGACCGGCATGCGCCACGTGGTCGTCAACGGCACCGTCACGCTTCGGGACGGCGCACTCACCGGCAAACGGGCCGGCGCGGTGCTGCGAAAGAGGGCGTAG
- a CDS encoding hydantoinase B/oxoprolinase family protein, with translation MTRHPPMTRKIDPITFEVVRNALSSIADEMALVVLRSAYSPVVRDAMDYSTAVCDRHGQVVAQGLTLAVQLGSFPDVMEVLRREFRDDMAPGDVFICNDPYGSGGQHLPDLYVIKPLFVDGAVRGYAATMAHHSDVGGIAPGSVAIHATEIYQEGLRLPLLKLYEAGEPDRKLFRVIEKNTRSPVQVLGDLRAQLAACRIAERGFGQLVDRYGVTELEAYLEELHDFAETRMRAEIARIPDGTYRFVDWIDGVGDDPEPLPIAVTVAVEGDEIALDFGGSAGQVLAAINCPMAMVRSAAYCAIRCLATDDIPNCEGYMRPIRMSAPAGTIVNPVEPAACAARGVIGYRVFDAIMGAIAEAVPELVIAGCEGGPTLFSVGGHHEGKPFVLTEVLVSTWGARAARDGVEGISNPAANLSNQPVELIEAELPLEVTRYGLVPDSGGAGKHRGGLASVREFRFLAERSEFTIRTDRRDHPPYGIAGGGPGAASANTLIDCDGEHEVATMPMKSFIARRGDVFRMVSAGGGGYGDPRERDPAAVLEDVREEKLTREAARDLYGVVIAGGPAPEASD, from the coding sequence ATGACCCGACACCCGCCCATGACCCGGAAGATCGATCCCATCACGTTCGAGGTCGTGCGCAACGCGCTGTCGTCGATCGCCGACGAGATGGCGCTGGTGGTCCTGCGGAGCGCCTACTCGCCGGTGGTGCGGGATGCCATGGACTACTCCACGGCCGTTTGCGACCGCCACGGACAGGTCGTCGCCCAGGGGCTGACGCTGGCGGTTCAGCTCGGTTCCTTCCCGGACGTCATGGAGGTGTTGCGGCGCGAATTCCGCGACGACATGGCCCCCGGGGACGTCTTCATCTGCAACGACCCCTACGGCTCGGGCGGCCAGCACCTGCCGGATCTGTACGTCATCAAGCCTCTCTTCGTGGACGGGGCGGTGCGCGGGTACGCGGCGACGATGGCCCATCACAGCGACGTCGGCGGCATCGCGCCCGGGAGCGTCGCCATCCACGCGACCGAGATCTACCAGGAAGGCCTGCGGCTGCCGCTGCTCAAGCTCTACGAGGCGGGGGAGCCGGACCGGAAGCTGTTCCGCGTCATCGAGAAGAACACCCGCTCCCCCGTCCAGGTGCTGGGCGACCTGCGGGCCCAGCTCGCGGCCTGCCGCATCGCGGAACGGGGATTCGGCCAGCTCGTCGATCGATACGGCGTGACCGAACTGGAGGCCTACCTCGAGGAACTGCACGACTTCGCCGAAACGCGGATGCGTGCCGAGATCGCGCGCATCCCCGACGGCACCTACCGGTTCGTCGACTGGATCGACGGTGTGGGCGACGATCCGGAGCCGCTCCCCATCGCCGTCACGGTGGCGGTGGAGGGGGACGAGATCGCGCTGGACTTCGGCGGCTCGGCCGGTCAGGTCCTGGCCGCGATCAACTGTCCCATGGCCATGGTCCGCTCCGCCGCCTACTGCGCGATCCGCTGCCTGGCCACGGACGACATCCCGAACTGCGAAGGCTACATGCGCCCGATCCGCATGAGCGCGCCGGCGGGCACCATCGTGAACCCCGTGGAGCCCGCCGCCTGCGCCGCCCGGGGCGTGATCGGCTATCGGGTGTTCGACGCGATCATGGGCGCGATCGCCGAGGCCGTGCCGGAACTCGTCATCGCCGGCTGCGAAGGGGGCCCGACGCTGTTCTCGGTCGGGGGCCACCACGAGGGGAAACCGTTCGTGCTCACCGAGGTCCTGGTCAGCACCTGGGGCGCCCGCGCCGCGCGGGATGGCGTGGAGGGCATCTCCAACCCCGCGGCCAACCTCTCGAACCAGCCCGTCGAGTTGATCGAGGCGGAATTGCCGCTGGAGGTCACCCGGTACGGACTGGTCCCCGACTCGGGCGGCGCCGGCAAGCACCGGGGCGGCCTCGCGTCGGTGCGGGAGTTCCGCTTCCTCGCCGAGCGCTCCGAGTTCACGATCCGCACCGACCGGCGCGACCACCCGCCGTACGGCATCGCCGGCGGCGGGCCGGGCGCCGCCTCGGCGAACACGCTGATCGACTGCGACGGAGAGCACGAAGTGGCGACAATGCCCATGAAGAGCTTCATCGCGAGGCGGGGCGACGTTTTCCGCATGGTGTCGGCGGGGGGCGGCGGCTACGGCGACCCGCGCGAGCGCGACCCGGCCGCCGTTCTGGAGGACGTGCGGGAGGAGAAGCTGACGCGTGAAGCCGCCCGTGACCTCTACGGCGTCGTCATTGCCGGCGGCCCGGCGCCGGAGGCCTCCGACTGA
- a CDS encoding amidohydrolase, which produces MRTWILAAAATALVAACGGSGPEEPADLVLLNGDVYTLDDERPAAEAVAIRGERIAVVGSDAEAEALVGPDTRVIDLDGAFVSPGFNDGHVHVESTGALIVGVNLLEVHEPDGFREEIARAAERLAPGSWITRGDWGAYEEWEVGSTGREGEGGEGEGGAQSAGGPFTPHRDLIDDVTPNHPVLVNRFDRFVYLANSLALDMAGITDATPSPPGGMIAKDEDGRVTGILTGSAVDLVRAAITPKSFEQRLTEVRAVLQEAREGGVTTIQDITSSEQFRAYQELHARGELTARINIRPSLDNVTHTGGLGITRGFGDDWLRFIGYKAWVDGIMGGSSAMFYEQYDHAPGNFGIVRQIMLPEGIDGLALSLTRGQNYAEFPEGNLQRLMEEAVPTGLPPHIHAIGDKAVKILLDLFEAVLSEHDMIEADHRWRMIHAQVVEEADFHRFGELNLVAEVNPYHISDDMRWMEERIGGRSRGAYAFRSLKDAGAVLVFGSDSPGTNAARYFLHPRYGLYAAVSRQTLTGEPAEGWFPEQRLTIEEAIEAYTRNPAWASFEEDIKGTLTPGKLADIAVFDVDLVEAGRNDPARLLEAEALYTIVGGRVVHERGAP; this is translated from the coding sequence ATGAGAACATGGATACTTGCGGCCGCGGCGACGGCACTCGTGGCGGCCTGCGGAGGAAGCGGACCCGAGGAGCCGGCGGATCTCGTCCTCCTGAACGGAGACGTGTATACGCTCGACGATGAGCGGCCCGCCGCCGAGGCGGTCGCGATCCGCGGCGAGCGCATCGCCGTCGTCGGGTCGGACGCGGAGGCGGAGGCGCTCGTGGGACCGGACACCCGCGTCATCGATCTGGATGGGGCGTTCGTATCACCCGGCTTCAACGACGGCCACGTGCACGTCGAGAGCACCGGGGCCCTGATCGTGGGCGTGAACCTGCTCGAGGTGCACGAACCGGACGGCTTCCGCGAGGAAATCGCGCGCGCGGCCGAGCGTCTGGCGCCCGGCAGTTGGATCACGCGTGGCGACTGGGGCGCCTACGAGGAGTGGGAGGTGGGATCGACCGGCCGCGAAGGGGAGGGCGGCGAAGGGGAGGGCGGCGCTCAGAGTGCCGGGGGGCCGTTCACGCCGCACCGCGACCTCATCGACGACGTGACCCCGAATCACCCCGTCCTCGTGAACCGCTTCGACCGTTTCGTGTACCTCGCGAACAGCCTCGCGCTCGACATGGCGGGCATCACGGACGCCACGCCGTCGCCACCCGGCGGCATGATCGCGAAGGACGAGGACGGCCGGGTCACGGGCATCCTCACGGGCTCCGCCGTCGACCTCGTCCGGGCCGCCATCACGCCCAAGTCGTTCGAGCAGCGCCTCACCGAGGTCCGCGCGGTGCTCCAGGAGGCCCGCGAGGGCGGCGTCACCACGATCCAGGACATCACCTCCTCCGAGCAGTTCCGCGCCTACCAGGAACTGCACGCCCGCGGCGAGCTGACCGCCCGCATCAACATCCGTCCGTCGCTCGACAACGTGACCCACACCGGCGGGCTCGGGATCACCCGCGGCTTCGGCGACGACTGGCTCCGCTTCATCGGCTACAAGGCCTGGGTCGACGGCATCATGGGCGGCTCCAGCGCGATGTTCTACGAGCAGTACGACCACGCGCCCGGCAACTTCGGGATCGTGCGCCAGATCATGCTTCCCGAGGGCATCGATGGCCTCGCCCTCTCCCTGACACGCGGCCAGAACTACGCCGAGTTCCCGGAGGGGAACCTCCAGCGGCTCATGGAGGAGGCGGTGCCCACGGGCCTCCCGCCCCACATCCACGCGATCGGCGACAAGGCAGTGAAGATCCTGCTCGACCTGTTCGAGGCCGTGTTGAGCGAGCACGACATGATCGAAGCGGATCACCGGTGGCGGATGATCCACGCGCAAGTGGTTGAGGAGGCGGACTTCCACCGTTTCGGCGAACTCAACCTCGTGGCGGAGGTGAACCCGTACCACATCTCGGACGACATGCGGTGGATGGAGGAGAGGATCGGCGGGCGATCCCGCGGCGCGTACGCCTTCCGCTCCCTGAAGGACGCGGGGGCGGTGCTCGTGTTCGGGAGCGACAGTCCCGGGACGAACGCGGCCCGCTACTTCCTCCATCCGAGGTACGGACTGTACGCGGCGGTGAGTCGGCAGACGCTCACCGGCGAGCCGGCCGAGGGCTGGTTCCCGGAGCAGCGGCTCACGATCGAGGAGGCGATCGAGGCCTACACGCGAAACCCGGCCTGGGCTTCGTTCGAGGAGGACATCAAGGGCACCCTGACGCCCGGCAAGCTGGCGGATATCGCCGTGTTCGACGTCGACCTGGTCGAGGCCGGCCGGAACGATCCCGCGCGGCTGCTCGAGGCCGAGGCGCTGTACACGATCGTCGGCGGCCGCGTCGTCCACGAGCGCGGCGCCCCGTAG
- a CDS encoding ion transporter: protein MRDNIRDIVEGSGPGSGRWFDKCVFFLIIASLVAMSLSTLHQLPPAWRAALAVCEIVIVVLFTIEYVLRIVAAEHKWSYVRSFYGIVDLVAFLPFYLSLLSVGIDLRAVRGLRLLRVFRLFEMARYSTAVTRLATAVKYARNEALVFLFATLVLLYIAALGIHHFEHEAQPEKFESVFHSLWWAVVTLTTVGYGDAYPVTVGGRIFTFIILICGMGIVAVPAGLVATGMSRAVDDERRAGRPEPES from the coding sequence GTGCGCGACAACATACGCGATATCGTGGAGGGCTCGGGCCCCGGGTCCGGCCGCTGGTTCGACAAGTGCGTGTTCTTCCTCATCATCGCCTCCCTCGTGGCGATGTCGCTCTCCACCCTCCACCAGCTGCCCCCCGCGTGGAGGGCGGCGCTCGCCGTCTGTGAAATCGTGATCGTCGTTCTCTTTACCATCGAATACGTCCTGCGGATTGTCGCGGCCGAGCACAAATGGTCCTACGTCCGCAGCTTCTACGGCATCGTCGACCTCGTCGCTTTTCTTCCGTTCTACCTCTCGCTCCTGTCTGTCGGAATCGACCTGCGGGCGGTTCGCGGACTACGGTTGCTCCGTGTATTCCGGCTCTTCGAAATGGCGCGATACAGCACGGCCGTGACGAGGCTGGCGACCGCGGTGAAATACGCGCGGAACGAAGCGCTGGTGTTCCTCTTCGCAACGCTGGTGCTGCTGTATATCGCGGCTCTCGGCATCCATCACTTCGAACACGAGGCCCAGCCCGAAAAGTTCGAGTCCGTGTTCCACAGCCTGTGGTGGGCGGTCGTGACACTGACGACTGTGGGGTACGGGGACGCCTACCCGGTCACCGTGGGCGGCAGAATCTTCACCTTCATCATATTGATCTGCGGGATGGGGATCGTGGCCGTGCCCGCCGGACTCGTCGCGACGGGCATGTCACGGGCGGTGGATGATGAACGGCGGGCCGGGCGGCCCGAACCCGAGAGCTGA
- a CDS encoding Nramp family divalent metal transporter: protein MSDRESMADDGLNPEDFTLPSLRPRDLLAHFGPGLILMMTGIGTSHVVTAPTAGGRFAYALLWCLPVAYVFKYYGFEMAFRFTNATGKSLLEAYATARWKWPLWYVMVTTLIQCAIGQAGRLIAAAAVLYYLFSEYLGLPVPLEAYAALLGVLSVAIILRGSYKAVENTTKALAGVLVLSSVAVYIVQPAPLAEMGHFFLFEIPDGSWLVIAGFLGLLPTGIDVSLQASEWGKAKRAGMSKVRPHLEATGVVPRFDPFTSPASDLAVDTARLSSHAREYCRRWFRIGLWDFRTGHVVSFVLAAIFVLLAAVWLYPSPIEGRAVMGEIAGIFTLSVGPGMMMIFMLGALAATYSTAFNYFDGWPRIVGACCRNLFRTTARLHGISPEDRADPERRRTWNSEYNIYRLTMFYSLIASVLYITFDPRPVFLVLVASALAFFVAPVIYFFNLYFCLKVIPKEDDLFYPSWFARWFGGLSLFIFTGLCGILIFARVFRIPLFGA, encoded by the coding sequence TTGTCCGATCGCGAATCGATGGCCGACGACGGATTGAACCCGGAGGATTTCACCCTCCCGTCGCTCCGGCCGCGCGATCTGCTCGCTCACTTCGGCCCCGGGCTGATCCTCATGATGACGGGGATCGGAACGAGCCACGTCGTGACCGCGCCCACCGCCGGGGGCCGGTTCGCCTACGCCCTCCTCTGGTGCCTGCCCGTCGCCTACGTCTTCAAGTACTACGGGTTCGAGATGGCCTTCCGGTTCACCAACGCCACCGGGAAGAGTCTCCTCGAGGCCTACGCCACGGCACGCTGGAAGTGGCCGCTCTGGTACGTGATGGTGACGACGCTCATCCAGTGCGCGATCGGCCAGGCGGGGCGTCTGATCGCGGCGGCCGCCGTGCTCTACTACCTGTTCAGCGAATACCTGGGTCTTCCCGTCCCGCTGGAAGCGTACGCGGCGCTGCTCGGCGTGCTCTCCGTCGCCATCATCCTCCGCGGCAGTTACAAGGCCGTGGAGAACACCACCAAGGCGCTCGCGGGCGTCCTGGTCCTTTCATCGGTCGCGGTCTACATCGTCCAGCCGGCGCCGCTCGCCGAGATGGGGCACTTCTTCCTCTTCGAGATACCGGACGGGTCGTGGCTCGTGATCGCGGGCTTCCTCGGCCTCCTGCCGACCGGCATCGACGTCTCGCTGCAGGCGTCGGAGTGGGGGAAGGCGAAGCGCGCGGGCATGAGCAAGGTCCGGCCCCACCTCGAGGCGACCGGCGTCGTGCCTCGCTTCGACCCCTTCACCTCGCCCGCTTCCGATCTCGCGGTCGATACCGCGCGGCTCTCCTCGCATGCGCGCGAATACTGCCGGCGCTGGTTCCGGATCGGGCTGTGGGATTTCCGGACCGGCCACGTCGTCTCCTTCGTGCTCGCGGCGATCTTCGTCCTGCTCGCGGCGGTGTGGCTCTATCCGAGTCCGATCGAGGGACGCGCCGTCATGGGAGAGATCGCGGGCATCTTCACGCTCAGCGTGGGGCCGGGGATGATGATGATCTTCATGCTCGGCGCGCTCGCGGCCACCTATTCCACCGCCTTCAACTACTTCGACGGGTGGCCCCGCATCGTCGGCGCCTGCTGCCGGAACCTCTTCCGCACGACGGCGCGCCTGCACGGGATATCGCCCGAGGATCGGGCCGATCCGGAACGGCGGCGGACCTGGAACTCCGAGTACAACATCTACCGGCTGACGATGTTCTACTCGCTCATCGCTTCGGTCCTCTACATCACGTTCGACCCGCGCCCCGTGTTCCTCGTGCTCGTCGCCTCGGCGCTCGCCTTCTTCGTCGCGCCCGTGATCTACTTCTTCAACCTCTATTTCTGCCTGAAGGTGATCCCGAAGGAGGACGACCTCTTCTACCCGTCGTGGTTCGCGCGATGGTTCGGAGGACTGAGCCTGTTCATCTTCACGGGCCTGTGCGGCATTCTGATTTTCGCGCGCGTGTTCCGGATTCCCCTGTTCGGCGCGTAA